The sequence CGAACGGGACTTCCGCCTGTTGTGGATCGGCAGCGGTATCAGCCAGCTGTGCGGGATGGCGACGGTGGTCGCCTTCCCGCTGCTCGCGGCTCAGACGCTGGGCGCCTCTGTCGGTGAGGTCGGCCTCATCACAGCGGCGGGGTATCTGCCCTGGCTGATCCTCACTCTGCCCGCCGGCGTGTACAGCACACGGCTGCCCCCGCGCGTCGTGCTGCTGCTGGCCGACCTGAGCCGCGCCGCGGTCGTGACCCTCGTACCGGTCCTGTCGGTCACCGGCCATCTCGCCCTGTGGCATCTGTACCTGTCCAATGTGCTGGTCAGCTGCGCGACCGTGTTCTACGAGATCGTGTATCTGTCCATGCCGCCACGGATGCTGCCGAAGGACAAACTCGTCTACGGCAACATCCGCCTCCAGATCGCCCGCGCGGTCTCCCTGGCCTTCGGCCCGACCCTGGCGGGCTTCACCGTGCAGCTGGCCGGTCCCGAGAGCGCGCCCCTGCTCAACTCCGTGGGGTTCATCGCGTCCGCCTCCTGCAATCTGCTGATGCGCTCCCGCATCCGGTCCGCCAAGAGCGCGAACCGCACCTCGGGCCTGTGGGCCGAACTCTCCGAGGCCGCCCGGTTCATCGCCAAGCGGCCGGTGATGCTGGCCTCGATCGCCGGCTCGGCGGTCGGCAACTGCTGCTTCGCCGCCTACGAGGCGCTCGTCATCATCTTCCTCGCCCATGACGTCGGCATCACCCCGGGCACTCTGGGCATGCTGCTCGGGTCGGTCGGCATCGGCGGTCTGATCGGCGCGTTCAGCGCGGGCAAGGTCAGCAGACGGCTGGGCACCGCCCGCGCCGTGTGGCTGCCCGCCGCCGTCCTGGCACCGGCGGGCCTGCTTCTGCCGCTGACCCAACAGGGCCCGGGGCTGCTGCTGTTCCTGTGCGGCGCCCTGCTCTTCCACGCCGGGTTCTCCATCTTCACGGTCGGTCAGGCCCTCCTCGTCCAACTGCTCACCCCTCCCGACCTGTTGAACCGGACGGTGGCCTGCGTACGGTTCGTCAGCCGCGGGATGCTCTTCTTCGGCGGACTGGTCGGCGGCGGACTGGGCAGTCTGT is a genomic window of Streptomyces sp. NBC_01237 containing:
- a CDS encoding MFS transporter; its protein translation is MSSDPATLAPESVRERDFRLLWIGSGISQLCGMATVVAFPLLAAQTLGASVGEVGLITAAGYLPWLILTLPAGVYSTRLPPRVVLLLADLSRAAVVTLVPVLSVTGHLALWHLYLSNVLVSCATVFYEIVYLSMPPRMLPKDKLVYGNIRLQIARAVSLAFGPTLAGFTVQLAGPESAPLLNSVGFIASASCNLLMRSRIRSAKSANRTSGLWAELSEAARFIAKRPVMLASIAGSAVGNCCFAAYEALVIIFLAHDVGITPGTLGMLLGSVGIGGLIGAFSAGKVSRRLGTARAVWLPAAVLAPAGLLLPLTQQGPGLLLFLCGALLFHAGFSIFTVGQALLVQLLTPPDLLNRTVACVRFVSRGMLFFGGLVGGGLGSLFGPRLGLTVVMLLWLTAPIITASSHLRFWRDIPTRDDPTLE